The following are encoded in a window of Acetobacteroides hydrogenigenes genomic DNA:
- a CDS encoding glycoside hydrolase family 108 protein produces MANYEQALQWVLSHEGGYVNDPDDPGGETYKGVARKMNSKWDGWLHIDMLKKQSGFPANLDKDSDLQEAVRSFYEVNYWDRIKGDELTNQEVATSIFDFAVNAGVSTSSSLAQLVVGADKDGVIGNQSVQMINSFDPDHFIASFTVAKIARYVNIVKNRPTSKKYFYGWVRRALGEN; encoded by the coding sequence ATGGCAAACTACGAACAGGCTCTACAGTGGGTTTTATCCCACGAAGGCGGATATGTCAACGATCCAGACGATCCAGGTGGCGAAACCTACAAGGGAGTAGCCCGAAAGATGAACAGCAAATGGGATGGCTGGCTTCATATTGATATGCTGAAGAAGCAATCGGGCTTTCCGGCGAACCTCGATAAGGATTCAGATCTGCAAGAAGCGGTACGGTCATTCTATGAGGTTAACTACTGGGATAGAATTAAGGGTGATGAGCTCACCAATCAGGAAGTGGCAACATCTATTTTCGATTTTGCCGTAAATGCAGGAGTTAGCACCAGCTCTTCATTAGCACAGCTGGTTGTTGGTGCCGATAAAGACGGAGTTATCGGCAATCAGTCGGTACAAATGATCAACAGCTTCGACCCCGATCACTTTATCGCATCGTTTACCGTGGCAAAGATTGCCCGATATGTCAACATCGTAAAGAATCGTCCAACTAGCAAGAAGTACTTCTACGGTTGGGTGCGCCGAGCATTGGGT
- a CDS encoding amino acid permease, with protein sequence MNEQQPHTGNGKLKRDLGLWAATAIVIGNMIGSGIFTAPQSLAAASNPTSSIIAWLITSVGSLFLALVFGKLGALYPRSGGPIVYTRLAYGEFAAFLIAWTFWIGMWVGNAAIITAVVRYLTIFFPALGTNGLLAFIVSSSILWLFTLINLKGVKEAGFVGIVTTVAKISVLIVVIAVAFWGFSFDNFYTVSAAELSGFGSIPVAVAITLWSYIGLESASVTGGEIKNPARNIKLSTILGFSITAVIYILTSFAAMGAMPQSELANSTAPMSDIINRISGGTWGGWFMALGVIVAAGGATSGWILTTARSSFAAGEEKLFPSFFARVHKRYSTPSVSLIVSGVLANVLLSLNYVLSLTDAFNFMILLATLAFLPAYSFSAAAQILLTNTEEKSWRKLLKASIIPLLAFIYCVYTTYAAGAEVAMYTFILMLLGIPVFVVMRLQNRR encoded by the coding sequence ATGAATGAGCAGCAACCCCATACGGGCAATGGTAAGCTTAAGCGCGATTTAGGCCTTTGGGCAGCCACTGCAATTGTCATTGGGAATATGATAGGTTCGGGCATATTTACTGCGCCCCAGTCGCTAGCGGCAGCATCCAATCCCACATCGTCTATTATTGCTTGGCTAATCACATCTGTTGGATCGCTATTCCTTGCGCTTGTCTTTGGAAAGCTCGGAGCCCTTTACCCACGCTCGGGAGGTCCTATCGTTTACACCCGACTTGCTTATGGAGAGTTTGCCGCCTTTCTTATTGCGTGGACTTTCTGGATTGGAATGTGGGTAGGTAACGCCGCAATCATTACTGCCGTTGTCCGATACCTTACCATCTTCTTTCCTGCTTTAGGGACTAATGGCCTACTGGCATTTATTGTCTCCTCATCCATTCTATGGCTGTTCACGCTCATCAACCTGAAGGGCGTAAAGGAAGCCGGCTTTGTTGGAATCGTTACTACCGTTGCCAAGATCAGCGTTCTGATCGTTGTTATCGCTGTAGCCTTCTGGGGATTTAGCTTCGATAACTTCTATACGGTATCAGCTGCTGAGCTTAGCGGGTTTGGCTCTATCCCTGTTGCTGTTGCCATTACCTTATGGTCGTACATCGGGCTCGAGAGCGCATCGGTTACGGGGGGAGAGATAAAGAACCCGGCGCGGAATATTAAGCTGAGCACCATTCTCGGATTCTCCATAACCGCCGTTATCTACATTCTTACCAGCTTTGCCGCCATGGGGGCGATGCCTCAAAGCGAGCTGGCCAATTCTACTGCCCCCATGTCCGATATCATCAACCGCATTAGCGGAGGAACCTGGGGCGGATGGTTTATGGCGTTGGGCGTGATTGTTGCTGCTGGTGGGGCAACCTCGGGATGGATTCTCACCACCGCACGAAGCTCGTTTGCAGCAGGAGAGGAGAAACTCTTTCCTTCGTTCTTTGCGAGGGTTCATAAGCGCTATTCTACGCCTTCGGTATCGCTCATTGTTTCGGGCGTATTGGCCAATGTGCTGTTGAGCCTTAACTACGTGCTCTCGCTTACCGATGCGTTCAACTTTATGATACTACTGGCCACGCTTGCCTTTCTTCCTGCCTACAGCTTTAGCGCTGCTGCTCAAATTCTTCTTACGAATACCGAGGAGAAATCGTGGCGAAAGCTGCTTAAGGCTTCCATTATTCCGCTCTTAGCCTTTATCTACTGCGTTTATACCACCTATGCCGCGGGCGCCGAAGTGGCCATGTACACC